GGCGGGCGGCTTGAGCGAATCCTCACTGCCGCCGAGACGCACGCCGACGCGAGCGCTTTGACCCTGGTCATCGATCCCGGGTTGGTGGACGAGCTCACCGCGATGAGCGACGGCTACCAGGTGCGCGCTGCCGACGGCACGACAGAGGGTGCTGGCGCGGACGACGCCCTCGGATTCCTCGACCGGCTCCGAGCGCTCGCCGAGACCACGACCATCGCGATCACGCCGTACGCCGACGTCGACACCGTCGCGCTGGTCCGGGCCGGGCTCGGATCCGTCGTCCAGGCGGCCCACGCGTACGGCGAGCAGGTCGTCACCGACCAGCTGCAGACCACTCCGCACACCCAACTCGCCTGGCCGGCCGACGGCATTCTCACCGACGCTGCCCTCGACGTCCTTCGGCAGACCGGAATTACCCAGGTGCTGCTGGGCGGTGCCTCCTTCGGTCAGCAGGACTATCTCGCCTCCAGCGAGCAGGTCACCGAGGACGCCGCCACGGCCCTGCCCGGCGCTACCGCGATCGTGGCCGACCCCGGCCTGTCCCGGCTGCTGGGCGACGGAACCGGGTTTGCCGGCGGCGCGCCGGCCGCCACACAGCGGGTCGCGGCCGAGCTGGCGACGATCGCCGCCCAGTCGCCGAGCCGCCAACGGAATGTCGTGCTCGCGCCGCCGCGCGACTGGAATCCGTCGTCCGACCTGCTCAACTCGTTGCTGACGCTCACGACGACCACACCGTGGATCGCACCGGCCTCCCTCGAGGAGGCCGCCAGCCGGGCACCGCAGGATCGCGGCGCCCTCGACTACCCCGCTGCCTTGTCCACGCGAGAGCTGCCGGCCGAGACACTGCAGGGACTGCAGGTGCCGATCGCCCAGATCAACGAGCTGAGCGGGGCCTTCGAGCCGGCCGACGCCGACGAGGTCCTCGCCTCCGCGCAGGCTGCTATGTTCCGGGCCGCGAGCTCCGCCTGGCGGGGAGCCGCCGGCGGGCCGCAAGGGCCGGGCGCCGACGCGGCCGTCGACGCCGTCAACCACATCCGTGACCAGATCCGGATCGTCACCCCGACGAACGCCACCTACACGCTCTCCGCGAGCGACGCCCCGCTGGTGCTCACCGTCGAGAACAACCTGCCGGTCCCGGTCTCCTACCGCATCGGGCTGGACCCGAGACAGTCCGCGGGCCTGAAGCCGGCAGACATCGGAGTGCTGACCATCCCCGCCCTGTCCCGCGCCACGGTCCAGATACCCACCACCGTCGAGCGGTCCGGCACCTTCTCGGTGGTGGCGCAGATCCGGACGCCGGACGGCAAGCCGCTCGGTCGCGACGTCACGATCATGGTGTCGTCGTCGGTGTACGGCACGGTCGCGCTGATCGTCACCGGCGCAGCCTTCGCCATGCTGCTGGCGCTGATCGCCCGCCGCTGGTGGCGCCGCCGCCAGTTCTGGGCGGCGCAGGCTGCGCAGCCGCAGGAGCCGGCCCCGGTCGATCACGACCCCTTCGCAGGCGGGGAGGACGACGACTGGGACCTGTCGGTGCACGAGGCGGACGCGGGTGAGCCCGCCCCGGACGACGACGCGACCCGACACCGGCCCAGCGGGCCGCCGGAGGTTGTGGATCAGCAGAACGTAGGCTCTACCGAGCCCTCGCGGCCCGTCCCGACCTCCCGTACGGAAGAAGATCGCCCATGAGCCAAGGCGGACTGCTGCGTTCCGCCGGCCAGGTGGCCATCGGCACCCTCACCTCCCGCGTCACCGGATTCGTCAAGACGCTCGCGCTCGCGGCGCTGCTCGGCGACACCCTCACCAACGACGCCTACAACGTCGCCAACACGCTGCCGAACATGGTGTACGAGCTGCTGCTCGGCGGCGTCCTGACCTCGGTCATCGTGCCGTTGCTGGTCCGGGCGGAGAAGGACGCCGAAGAGAGCGGCAGCGACCACAACGCCTACGCGCAGCGGCTGTTCACCCTCTCAGTCGTGGGCCTCACCGGCGCGACGGTGATCGGCGTGCTGCTCTCGGGCGTGCTGGTGACGATGATGAACATCGGCCCGGGGCAACCCCACCACGACCGCGCCACGCTCATGGCCATGCTGCTGCTGCCGCAGATGATCTTCTACGGCATCGGCGCGCTCGCCGGCGCCGTCATCAACACCCGCGAGTCCTACCGCGGCCCCGCCTGGGCGCCGGTGCTGAACAACCTCGTCGTGATCGCGGTCGCGGTGGCGATGATCTGGCTGCGCCGCGGCAGTGGCGAGCTGACCACGGCCGAGGTGGTCATCCTGTCGGTCGGCACCACGCTCGGCATCGTGGCGCAGGCGTTGATCCTGATCCCGAGCTGGCGCAAGGTCGGTTTCCGCTGGAGGTGGCGCTTTGACGTCCGCGGTGTCGGCCTGGGCGAGCTGCGCTCCCTCGCGGTGTGGGTGCTCGGCTACGTCATCATCGGTCAGGTCGGCTTCATCGTGGCCACGAACGTCGCCAACTACGCCAGCCGCACCGTGCCCGGCACCACGACCCAGTGGACCTACGCGGCGCTGCTGTTTCAACTGCCGTACGGCATCCTCGGCGTCTCACTGCTGACCGCGCTGATGCCCAAGATGTCACGAGCCGCTCGCGACCACGACTGGCCCGCTGTCAAGCGGTTCCTGGCCGATGGCACCCGGCTGACTGGCATAGGGCTGATCCCGGTCAGCGTCGCCTTCTGGCTGCTGGCCGTCCCGCTGACGGCGCTGTTCTTCAACGTCGGGCGGTTCGGGCCGGACGCCGCCCGCTCAACCGGCCTGATCCTGGCCGCGGCCTCCTTCGGGCTGCTGCCGTACGCGATCACCCTGCTGCAGCTGCGGGTGTTCTTCGCCGCGAAGGACGCTCGGACGCCGACGCTGATCATGGTCGGCATCGTCGCCGTCCGGATCGTGCTGAGCCTGGCGTGCTTGACGCTGCCGCCCGAGCACGTCGCCCTCGGCCTGGCGGTCGCCAACAGCCTCGCCTTCGTCGTCGGCGCGGCGATCGGCGATGTCGTGCTGCGCCGGCGGTTCGGTCGCCTGGGCACCGGTGCGGTACTGCGTGAACTGGTGAGGATCAGCGCCGCGGCGGGCATCGGCGTCCTCGTCGCCACGCCGGGCTACCTGTGGCTGAGCCAGCTGCTGACCGGCATCGACCCCTGGAACCTCGACGGCCTCACCGGCGTGCCGGTGCTGGCGATGAGCAAGCTTCAGCTGGCCCTGGTGCTGGTCGTCTCGAGCATCGTCGGCCTCGCGGGCTTCGTGGCCGCCGGTCTGGCGCTGCGACTGCAGGATCTGCGCCGGCTTCGCGGGCTGCGCCGCCGCTGAGGCGCCTGAACGCCGGAGCCAGGTTTATCAATTCGTTATGTGGCGTTACGTCATGCCGCAGGTGCTGCTTCGTTTCATTGAAATGATGACCACCAGCGAGCCCACCCGCACCGCCGCGCACCTCGGCGAGGTGCGTGCGGCGCTGCGCCCGCTGGTGGGCAGCCGGTATCGCGTCATGGACGAGGTCGATGAGGTCCTGGTGGACGATGCCACCGGCGAGCCCGTCCCGTACTGGAGCTGCTACCTGGCCGAAGACGTCCGGTTACGACGCAAGGTGGTGCTGCGTCTGGCGCGCATCGAGCACGGTGACACGGCGGGCCTGCACGCGCGGGTACGCCAGGCGCGGTTCGGCGCGAGGCTCAACGCCCACCTGGTCGCCGGTGTGTACGACGCGGTCATCCACGGCGATCCGTCACTGATCGCACCGCCGGCCACGGCCGCCGTAATCGTGAGCGAGCACTTCCAGGGCCCGACGCTGCGTGAAGCCATCGACTCCGGCGCGCACCTGAACCAGTCCGCGATCCTCGCAGCGCTCGCGCACCGCGTCGCGGACGCCGCGGACGCCGGCATCAGCTTTGGCGTCCTGCGGCCCGAGCAGGTCGTGCTGTCGACCGAGGGCCCCGCCATCGCCTGCCTGCCGGCCGGCACCGTGGTCGAGCTCGGACCGACCAGCCTGGACGCCCTGGCCGAGGGCATGCGCACCAGCGGGATGCTGGCCCGCGCGTTCCGCCGGATGCGGACGGCGTCCGCCCGCCACGTGCCCGCGCACTAGAAAGACCGACCCCTAGAACCGTCGAAGCGGGCGCTACCCGATATGGTGGCGCCCGCTTCGGGCGATCGGTCCTACGCCGTGGCGGTCTCGGGCTCGCGCACCGGCTCCGTAGCCTCCGGGCCGCTCCGGCCGCGCAGCTTGAGGAAGACCGTGATCAGCGCGAACACGATCAGGCCCACGATTGTGGTGATCGGCTCGGGCAGCAGCATGCACACGCCGGCGGCGACGGCCAGGATGCGGGTCACCGGGTCCATCTGCCGCTCGACGAACGGCATGTAGCCCTCGAAGCCGGAGGCCATCGAGAACACACCGACGATCGACAGGGCCAGCGCCAGCATCACGTTGCCGAACGAGTCCTGCGCCACCAGCGCGGGATTGAGCGCGAAGCAGAACGGGATGATGTACTTCACCGCTCCGAGCTTCATCGCCACGAACCCTGTCTTCATGGGCGGCGTCTTCGCGATGCCTGCCGCGGCGAAGGCGGCCAGCGCGACCGGCGGGGTGATGTAGGAGGCCGTCGCCCAGTAGATGACGAACAGGTGCGCCGCGACCGGGTTGACGTCGAGCGCCACCAGCGCCGGCGCCATCACGATCGAAAGGAACACGTAGACCGCCGAGACGGTCATCCCCATGCCGAGCACGAAGCTCGTGATCGCACCGGCGATCAGGATCAACAGGACGTTCTCGCCGACCGCGGCGACCAGCTCGCGCGCCAGCGACAGCGAGACGCCGGTCATCGACAGGCCGCCGATGATCAGTCCGACGCCGGCGATGATGCCGATGATCTCCGCGATGGCACGTCCCGAGGCCAGCACGATGTCGCGGAAGCCGCGCAGGCTCAGCCGATCGGTCTTGCGGGCGAAGGCGATCGCGAGCATCAGTACCACGGTGTAGAACGGCGCCTGCGCCTCATCACGCTGCACGACCAGCAGGAACAGCAGGACGCCGATGGCCAGCAGGTACGGCCAGCCGTCACGCAGCGTAGCCAGCAGCCGCGGCAGGCGGTCCTTCGGCTC
This region of Blastococcus sp. Marseille-P5729 genomic DNA includes:
- a CDS encoding DUF6049 family protein, with translation MSDAASGTASNAPTIPAGGGGGAAARRARPGGGGSPRLTHCLLAAIVALLVLTLAPAITPAGHAAPDPTAGPPRRDPFPVQVTFTSISPRLLQGDEPIQVSARLTNTGQSTISKMWVRLQRDDRVSNRAGLLAVDQKQPTYTSVVGDEVDLDDELAPGQTRTVQLSVAPGDLAITQAGNYPILLNVQGAIDGEPGRVGQVAFTLPRAEAAQAQPVSVTWVLPLIERPHRAGEADVFVDDHLAELVAPGGRLERILTAAETHADASALTLVIDPGLVDELTAMSDGYQVRAADGTTEGAGADDALGFLDRLRALAETTTIAITPYADVDTVALVRAGLGSVVQAAHAYGEQVVTDQLQTTPHTQLAWPADGILTDAALDVLRQTGITQVLLGGASFGQQDYLASSEQVTEDAATALPGATAIVADPGLSRLLGDGTGFAGGAPAATQRVAAELATIAAQSPSRQRNVVLAPPRDWNPSSDLLNSLLTLTTTTPWIAPASLEEAASRAPQDRGALDYPAALSTRELPAETLQGLQVPIAQINELSGAFEPADADEVLASAQAAMFRAASSAWRGAAGGPQGPGADAAVDAVNHIRDQIRIVTPTNATYTLSASDAPLVLTVENNLPVPVSYRIGLDPRQSAGLKPADIGVLTIPALSRATVQIPTTVERSGTFSVVAQIRTPDGKPLGRDVTIMVSSSVYGTVALIVTGAAFAMLLALIARRWWRRRQFWAAQAAQPQEPAPVDHDPFAGGEDDDWDLSVHEADAGEPAPDDDATRHRPSGPPEVVDQQNVGSTEPSRPVPTSRTEEDRP
- the murJ gene encoding murein biosynthesis integral membrane protein MurJ; translation: MSQGGLLRSAGQVAIGTLTSRVTGFVKTLALAALLGDTLTNDAYNVANTLPNMVYELLLGGVLTSVIVPLLVRAEKDAEESGSDHNAYAQRLFTLSVVGLTGATVIGVLLSGVLVTMMNIGPGQPHHDRATLMAMLLLPQMIFYGIGALAGAVINTRESYRGPAWAPVLNNLVVIAVAVAMIWLRRGSGELTTAEVVILSVGTTLGIVAQALILIPSWRKVGFRWRWRFDVRGVGLGELRSLAVWVLGYVIIGQVGFIVATNVANYASRTVPGTTTQWTYAALLFQLPYGILGVSLLTALMPKMSRAARDHDWPAVKRFLADGTRLTGIGLIPVSVAFWLLAVPLTALFFNVGRFGPDAARSTGLILAAASFGLLPYAITLLQLRVFFAAKDARTPTLIMVGIVAVRIVLSLACLTLPPEHVALGLAVANSLAFVVGAAIGDVVLRRRFGRLGTGAVLRELVRISAAAGIGVLVATPGYLWLSQLLTGIDPWNLDGLTGVPVLAMSKLQLALVLVVSSIVGLAGFVAAGLALRLQDLRRLRGLRRR